In Eleutherodactylus coqui strain aEleCoq1 chromosome 4, aEleCoq1.hap1, whole genome shotgun sequence, the following are encoded in one genomic region:
- the LOC136625055 gene encoding carbonyl reductase [NADPH] 1-like has protein sequence MAAVRVAVVTGSNKGVGLAVVRALCRQFQGDVYLTARDPQLGEEAVKALNNEGLCPLFHQLDINDLKSIRALRDFLKEKYGGLDVLVNNAGIAFKVADTAPFATQAEVTLKTNFFATKDISDELLPLIKPHGRVVNVSSMVSISALTKCSPELQETFRSSTITEDELVKLMEQFVEDAKNGVHEEKGWPNTSYGVSKIGVTVLSRIQARQLKQSRKGEGILLNACCPGWVRTDMAGPNATKSPDEGAETPVYLALLATSLDSPNGELVIDKKVVTW, from the exons ATGGCTGCAGTGCGGGTGGCAGTAGTCACGGGCAGCAATAAAGGTGTTGGGCTGGCTGTGGTCCGGGCTCTGTGCCGGCAGTTCCAGGGGGACGTGTATCTGACAGCCAGGGACCCCCAGCTTGGAGAAGAAGCTGTCAAGGCCCTAAATAATGAGGGGTTGTGCCCGCTCTTCCATCAGCTGGACATCAATGACCTGAAGAGTATCCGGGCTCTGCGGGATTTCCTCAAGGAGAAGTATGGCGGTCTGGATGTCCTCGTCAACAATGCTGGAATTGCATTTAAAG TTGCCGACACGGCGCCATTTGCCACCCAAGCGGAAGTCACTCTGAAGACCAACTTCTTCGCCACAAAAGACATTTCCGATGAGCTTCTTCCACTAATCAAACCGCATG GAAGAGTTGTCAATGTGTCCAGCATGGTCAGCATCTCGGCTCTCACCAAGTGCAGCCCCGAACTTCAGGAGACGTTCCGCAGTTCCACCATCACCGAGGATGAGCTGGTGAAGCTGATGGAGCAGTTTGTGGAGGATGCCAAGAACGGAGTCCATGAAGAGAAGGGCTGGCCAAACACTTCTTATGGGGTGTCCAAAATCGGGGTGACAGTGCTGTCCAGAATTCAAGCACGTCAACTAAagcagagcaggaaaggggagggCATCCTTCTCAATGCCTGCTGCCCAGGGTGGGTGAGGACTGACATGGCAGGCCCCAATGCCACTAAGTCACCAGATGAAGGAGCTGAGACACCCGTCTACTTGGCTCTCCTCGCGACTTCCTTGGATTCGCCCAACGGGGAGCTGGTCATTGATAAGAAAGTCGTCACCTGGTAG
- the LOC136625056 gene encoding carbonyl reductase [NADPH] 1-like: MAGVRVAVVTGSNKGVGLAVVRALCRQFQGDVYLTARNPQLGEEAVKALNNEGLCPLFHQLDINDLKSIRTLRDFLKEKYGGLDVLINNAGIAFKVADTAPFATQAEVTLKTNFFATKDISDELLPLIKPHGRVVNVSSMVSISALTKCSPELQETFRSSTITEDELVKLMEQFVEDAKNGVHEEKGWPNTSYGVSKIGVTVLSRIQARQLKQSRKGEGILLNACCPGWVRTDLAGSNATKSPDEGAETPVYLALLATSLDSPNGELVIDKKVVTW; encoded by the exons ATGGCCGGAGTGCGGGTGGCAGTAGTCACGGGCAGCAATAAAGGTGTTGGGCTGGCTGTGGTCCGGGCTCTGTGCCGGCAGTTCCAGGGGGACGTGTATCTGACAGCCAGGAACCCCCAGCTTGGAGAAGAAGCTGTGAAGGCCCTAAATAATGAGGGGTTGTGCCCGCTCTTCCATCAGCTGGACATCAATGACCTGAAGAGTATCCGGACTCTGCGGGATTTCCTCAAGGAGAAGTATGGCGGTCTGGATGTCCTCATCAACAATGCTGGAATTGCATTTAAAG TTGCCGACACGGCGCCATTTGCCACCCAAGCGGAGGTCACTCTGAAGACCAACTTCTTCGCCACAAAAGACATTTCCGATGAGCTTCTTCCACTAATCAAACCGCATG GAAGAGTTGTCAATGTGTCCAGCATGGTCAGCATCTCGGCTCTCACCAAGTGCAGCCCCGAACTTCAGGAGACGTTCCGCAGTTCCACCATCACCGAGGACGAGCTGGTGAAGCTGATGGAGCAGTTTGTGGAGGATGCCAAGAACGGAGTCCATGAAGAGAAGGGCTGGCCAAACACTTCTTATGGGGTGTCCAAAATCGGGGTGACAGTGCTGTCCAGAATTCAAGCACGTCAACTAAagcagagcaggaaaggggagggCATCCTTCTCAATGCCTGCTGCCCAGGGTGGGTGAGGACTGACCTGGCAGGCTCCAATGCCACTAAGTCACCAGATGAAGGAGCTGAGACACCCGTCTACTTGGCTCTCCTCGCGACTTCCTTGGATTCGCCCAACGGGGAGCTGGTCATTGATAAGAAAGTCGTCACCTGGTAG